The Pygocentrus nattereri isolate fPygNat1 chromosome 1, fPygNat1.pri, whole genome shotgun sequence genome window below encodes:
- the LOC108412170 gene encoding uncharacterized protein LOC108412170 — protein sequence MDSKIAKTCQSLTTAEEMRNQTKLVMQPYANWEEYLTPAPLSIAILGELVFISSNTDFSINKNPPKDGYKHIKYPDSFRACLMQVCNSGWWAFNEAHKNMDQIRLHTMAVPDYMKTAVKILFQGNDEIVEAHLPDQLENISVIANDCLALAESTEKRFTDVIIIIQELLEACINAEHFYGEELEEIKKKLEENKIRKKSSEEAAKRSKKAVKFMKKQLKEAQATYQKAMDSLPDGWNMLAMEFAGAMAESFTSVVTGMTAIVAQPVVPILNVSKTITVAAVKDTNSPADGVDEMNIYSKSAEILTWTVNIQQYVRSNNIDWKDLYDQKNKSTKTDFVKNQFERINSSLNSFPECKPKQHAKDLCEEAINICEELAKYAPDGKCEDKKTNELHERIRKLIESARTFDCKSKNITKTPSLIPKPPMLSKEGSKMQRAFDKGTENVRFSVEQSRAQLDNTRELYDKSVENMEKNQKELTEILITMRNCEVKEIDFNTTIKMLIKGMDAMGKVKEQWEKMSRFFQMVSNIVKVSLTTTLKDFVSTSTKTQSLSYNSKLFSKDLLYSQAFQATNIASLVHMISATYTEVSDKYLMDRVSSLGKLMAMDKTKSEFQKERLQLQNSCDKAQKDILRLVLKNKAEFERNSDSRIKKIDKELLAILPSAAPEEMKSIQAAVENGFTKEEEADYC from the coding sequence ATGGATTCCAAAATTGCTAAGACTTGTCAAAGCCTCACCACAGCTGAGGAGATGAGAAACCAAACTAAGCTTGTGATGCAGCCTTATGCCAACTGGGAAGAGTACCTGACTCCCGCACCACTCTCCATAGCCATCCTGGGAGAGCTGGTCTTCATCTCTTCCAATACAGATTTCTCCATCAACAAAAACCCACCCAAAGACGGCTACAAGCACATCAAATACCCAGATTCATTTCGTGCCTGTCTCATGCAAGTGTGTAACTCTGGCTGGTGGGCTTTCAATGAGGCCCACAAGAACATGGATCAGATTCGGCTTCACACCATGGCTGTTCCAGACTATATGAAGACTGCAGTGAAGATTCTGTTTCAAGGTAATGATGAAATTGTTGAAGCTCACCTTCCTGACCAGCTGGAGAACATTAGTGTCATTGCAAATGACTGTCTTGCACTGGCCGAATCAACAGAAAAGAGATTCACTGATGTCATCATTATTATCCAAGAGCTGCTGGAAGCCTGTATAAACGCTGAGCACTTTTATGGTGAAGAGCTGGAGGAAATCAAAAAGAAACTGGAAGAGAATAAAATTAGGAAAAAGTCATCAGAAGAAGCTGCTAAACGCTCTAAGAAGGCAGTTAAATTTATGAAAAAGCAGCTGAAGGAAGCACAGGCCACCTACCAGAAAGCAATGGATTCCCTCCCTGATGGATGGAACATGCTGGCCATGGAGTTTGCTGGAGCAATGGCGGAGAGTTTCACATCTGTAGTCACTGGCATGACGGCTATAGTGGCTCAGCCAGTGGTGccaattttaaatgtttcaaaaactATTACAGTGGCAGCTGTAAAAGATACAAATTCTCCTGCAGATGGAGTGGATGAAATGAACATCTACAGCAAGTCTGCAGAAATCCTGACGTGGACAGTGAATATTCAACAGTATGTGCGCAGCAACAACATTGACTGGAAGGATCTGTATGATCAGAAAAACAAATCTACAAAAACAGACTTTGTGAAAAATCAGTTTGAAAGAATCAACAGCAGCTTGAACAGTTTCCCAGAATGTAAACCAAAGCAGCATGCCAAAGATTTATGTGAAGAGGCAATTAACATCTGTGAGGAACTGGCAAAATATGCACCAGATGGGAAATGTGAAGATAAGAAAACAAATGAGTTACATGAGCGAATCAGAAAACTGATTGAATCTGCCCGCACTTTTGACTGCAAGagcaaaaatatcacaaaaactCCCTCCCTGATTCCAAAACCACCCATGTTGTCAAAAGAAGGAAGCAAGATGCAGAGAGCTTTTGACAAGGGAACAGAGAATGTCAGATTTTCCGTGGAACAGAGCCGAGCTCAACTGGACAACACCAGAGAGCTCTATGATAAGAGTGTGGAGAACATGgagaaaaaccaaaaggaactgACTGAAATCCTGATCACCATGAGAAACTGTGAAGTCAAAGAGATAGACTTTAACACCACCATAAAAATGCTGATCAAGGGGATGGATGCCATGGGGAAAGTGAAGGAGCAATGGGAGAAGATGTCACGCTTCTTTCAGATGGTGTCCAACATTGTGAAAGTCAGCTTGACCACAACTCTCAAAGATTTTGTCTCCACATCTACGAAGACTCAGTCACTTTCCTACAACTCAAAGCTCTTCTCCAAAGATCTGCTCTATAGTCAAGCATTTCAAGCCACTAACATCGCCAGCCTCGTCCACATGATCTCAGCAACCTACACTGAAGTGTCTGACAAGTATCTCATGGATCGTGTCAGCTCACTGGGGAAACTTATGGCCATGGACAAGACAAAATCAGAGTTTCAAAAGGAGCGTCTGCAGCTACAGAACTCCTGTGATAAGGCTCAGAAAGATATTTTACGCCTAGTTCTCAAGAACAAGGCTGAGTTTGAAAGGAATAGTGACTCAAGAATTAAGAAGATTGACAAAGAGTTGTTGGCCATTCTTCCCTCTGCTGCTCCAGAAGAAATGAAAAGCATTCAAGCAGCCGTCGAAAATGGATTCACAAAGGAGGAGGAAGCAGATTACTGCTGA
- the LOC108412173 gene encoding uncharacterized protein LOC108412173, with protein sequence MSQPRSSDVVVNNSNAAFIEPLKDGMHSIKRVYEALTEADVDPFSGQCSNYSYIREQIVQAKQSLERSEQAASAVLRSLDERIEILTQDEGKLEQKMTATQETLQNLKIKQMSNENLLSNSEGALELAKTNLSTTREELQRQEKKKDTATTVRDVGRGVALIPIVGWVVGPAMIIAGEVEIAKASSAIKVTEKEVKASKKEKKKYKSKVSDYKSEISKTEHKINQKHKKADQIHEEIGKVNQQRDAIAEFQEKVRSAVRVLSELSGTSSVAEIQTRRYILQGPVMKVMEDLMKAADKIAGNWLCLPDSEYEKMNAGRVHVPFVHQLFSLFSSNKK encoded by the exons ATGAGCCAACCCCGTTCTTCTGA TGTTGTGGTGAACAACTCAAATGCAGCATTTATTGAGCCTCTAAAAGATGGCATGCACTCCATCAAAAGAGTCTACGAGGCCCTCACTGAAGCAGATGTAGATCCCTTCAGTGGCCAGTGCTCCAACTACAGCTACATTAGGGAGCAGATTGTGCAGGCCAAGCAGAGCCTGGAGCGGTCAGAACAGGCAgcctctgcagtgctgaggagTCTGGATGAAAGAATTGAGATCCTTACACAGGATGAGGGAAAACTTGAACAAAAGATGACTGCTACACAAGAAACCTTGCAGAacctgaaaataaaacagatgtcTAATGAAAACTTACTGAGTAATTCTGAAGGTGCCCTGGAGCTGGCCAAAACAAATCTGAGCACAACAAGAGAAGAACTTCAgagacaggaaaaaaagaaagacactgCTACAACCGTGAGGGATGTTGGACGGGGAGTGGCATTAATACCCATAGTCGGATGGGTTGTTG GTCCCGCCATGATAATTGCTGGAGAAGTTGAAATAGCCAAAGCTTCAAGTGCTATTAAAGTGACTGAAAAGGAAGTGAAAGcatcaaagaaagaaaagaaaaaatacaaaagcaaaGTGTCAGACTACAAGTCCGAGATTTCTAAGACTGAGCACAAAATcaatcaaaaacataaaaaggcaGACCAGATCCATGAAGAGATTGGAAAAGTGAATCAGCAGAGAGACGCCATCGCTGAGTTCCAGGAGAAAGTGAGAAGTGCCGTCCGCGTCCTGAGTGAACTGAGTGGGACGTCCAGCGTGGCTGAGATTCAGACTCGAAGGTATATTCTCCAGGGGCCAGTGATGAAGGTGATGGAGGATCTGATGAAGGCAGCTGATAAAATTGCAGGGAACTGGCTTTGCTTACCTGACTCTGAATATGAGAAAATGAATGCAGGCAGGGTCCATGTACCTTTTGTTCATCagcttttcagtttattttccagcaataaaaaataa